Within the Engystomops pustulosus unplaced genomic scaffold, aEngPut4.maternal MAT_SCAFFOLD_470, whole genome shotgun sequence genome, the region aggtcatcctcagccaggctgctcccacacggatactgcatagagccaggtcatccccagccaggctgctcccgcactgatactgcatagagccaggtcatcctcagccaggctgctcccacacggatactgcatagagccaggtcatcctcagccaggctgctgccacactgatactgcatagagccgggtcatcctcagccaggctgctgccacactgatactgcatagagccaggtcatcctcagccaggctgctcccacacgcatactgcatagagccaggtcatccccagccaggctgctcccacactgatactgcatagagccaggtcatcctcagccaggctgctgccacacggatactgcatagagccaggtcatcctcagccaggctgctgccacactgatactgcatagagccaggtcatcctcagccaggctgctcccacacggatactgcatagagccaggtcatcctcagccaggctgctgccacacggatactgcatagagccaggtaatCCCCAGCCAGGCTGCTGccacacggatactgcatagagccaggtaatccccagccaggctgctcccacacggatactgcatagagccaggtcatcctcagccaggctgctgccacacggatactgcatagagccaggtcatccccaGCCAGGCTGCTGccacacggatactgcatagagccaggtcatcctcagccaggctgctcccacactgatactgcatagagccaggtcatccccagccaggctgctcccacacggatactgcatagagccaggtcatcctcagccaggctgctcccacacggatactgcatagagccaggtcatccccagccaggctgctcccgcactgatactgcatagagccaggtcatcctcagccaggctgctcccacacggatactgcatagagccaggtcatcctcagccaggctgctgccacactgatactgcatagagccgggtcatcctcagccaggctgctgccacactgatactgcatagagccaggtcatcctcagccaggctgctcccacactgatactgcatagagccaggtcatcctcagccaggctgctgccacacggatactgcatagagccaggtcatccccaGCCAGGCTGCTGccacacggatactgcatagagccaggtcatccccagccaggctgctcccacacggatactgcatagagccaggtcatcctcagccaggctgctgccacacggatactgcatagagccaggtcatccccagccaggctgctcccacacggatactgcatagagccaggtcatccccagccaggctgctcccacacggatactgcatagagccaggtcatcctcagccaggctgctcccacactgatactgcatagagccaggtcatcctcagccaggctgctcccacacggatactgcatagagccaggtcatcctcagccaggctgctgccacactgatactgcatagagccaggtcatcctcagccaggctgctcccacactgatactgcatagagccaggtcatcctcagccaggctgctcccacacggatactgcatagagccaggtcatcctcagccaggctgctcccacactgatactgcatagagccaggtcatccccagccaggctgctcccacacggatactgcatagagccaggtcatccccaGCCAGGCTGCTGccacacggatactgcatagagccaggtcatcctcagccaggctgctgctacacggatactgcatagagccaggtcatcctcagccaggctgctgccacactgatactgcatagagccgggtcatcctcagccaggctgctcccacacggatactgcatagagccaggtcatcctcagccaggctgctcccacactgatactgcatagagccaggtcatcctcagccaggctgctcccacactgatactgcatagagccaggtcatcctcagccaggctgctcccacacggatactgcatagagccaggtcatccccagccaggctgctcccacacggatactgcatagagccaggtcatccccagccaggctgctcccacacggatactgcatagagccaggtcatcctcagccaggctgctcccacacggatactgcatagagccaggtcatcctcagccaggctgctcccacacggatactgcatagagccaggtcatcctcagccaggctgctcccacacggatactgcatagagccaggtcatcctcagccaggctgctcccacacggatactgcatagagccaggtcatcctcagccaggctgctcccacacggatactgcatagagccagctcatcctcagccaggctgctcccacactgatactgcatagagccaggtcatcctcagccaggctgctcccacacggataccgcatagagccaggtcatcctcagccaggctgctcccacacggataccgcatagagccaggtcatcctcagccaggctgctcccacacggataccgcatagagccaggtcatccccggccaggctgctcccacacggataccgcatagagccaggtcatccccggccaggctgctcccacacggatactgcatagagccaggtcatcctcagccaggctgctcccacacggatactgcatagagccaggtcatcctcagccaggctgctcccgcactgatactgcatagagccaggtcatcctcagccaggctgctcccacacggatactgcatagagccaggtcatcctcagccaggctgctcccacactgatactgcatagagccaggtcatcctcagccagtcAGACCCTAACCCATCACAGtcgtggagcagaacggtcatgtacggccttcctgctccattactctgacagtGGTACCTGGGACGCCATCGGACCCCTGGTTTTggtgatctgttggggtctcatcGCTGACCCTATCCCGTGAGTGGGGCCTGACCTGTGTtgttgggaaacccctttaaggcttgtgAGTCAGAATGACTTGTGCGTGGCTGAGGATTGCGCTTTTTCCGTCCCTCATCCTTGTCCGGCCACGGTGCCACAACTTGTACTAAATCTGTTACATTTGTTTCTATATCCGACAGCTCCAGATTATACGGGAGAATATGACAATCCTCATGTAGAAGACCCTGGTACTACAACTCCATCCTCCGCCCTTCATCTACCTCACGGTCAGGAGCCCGAGCAGTCTCAGGATCCACGGATTACCTACCACGGAAGAGGCAAAATATTCACCTGCTTCCAATGCGGGAAACATTTCAAGACCACCATAAACTTTTCTGCCCACCTGAGCGTCCACAGACaccagaagccattttcatgttcagaatgtggaaagtgTTTTACCCACAAGTCGGATCTTGTTAGACACCAGAGGATTCACACCGGGGTGAAGCCGTTTCTATGTACAGAATGCGGGAGATGTTTCACGGTAAAGTCGCATCTTGTTGACCATCAGaagattcacacaggagagaagccgtattCGTGTTCAGAGTGCGGAAAATGTTTTGCCAGGAGGTCGCAcgttgttagacatcagagaactcacacgggggagaagccatatacATGTGCAGAGTGTGGCAAAGGTTTCAGTATAAAATCTCATCTTGTTGGACATCAGAGaacccacacgggggagaagccattttcatgtccagattgtgggaaatgctttgcgtTGAAAGCGCAGCTGGttggacatcagagaactcacacagaggagaagccataTCCGTGTCCACATTGTGGCAAGTGTTTTACTCATAAATCGGCTCTTGTTAAGCATCAGAAAGTTCACAGTCCTGGAGCCTCCGATATGTTCAGACTGTAAAATAAATGCTCCATCAGATCTATGATATTCTTTTGTATCAAATGGAAATGAAAACTCTGAGGAATATTCATTTAATTGCTCCGTGTGTCTCCGGAGATCAGTGAAAGTAAacgtttccttaaagggaacctgtcatcagaaattgccctAGTAAGCCACTAGCAGCATgtagtcaagcagctgagcagcttctagatgatgtttctttcacggTCCAGTGCGGTGACATCATCcagtgggatgtaaattggttttatgaagtcaaggaggcggagagtttaacattgaagtccagCTTTTCCTAAATtagaacgcccccttcactgcagttgatggtcctgcgtccagggacTGATCAGACCTCTTGTACagtacatgatgtcaatcacgtgGTAGGAAGTTTCGGaggcaggagagcttgacttcagtgttacactctccgcctccctgactttatatctactttcaaagttgattttctggatgaagtcACAACGCTGGGTCATGAGGGAAACATGGAAGACAGCTtaccggtagtggtttattaggctaatttctgatgacaggttcccttttacttTGTAATGTACGAATAACCGACCTATATTACACTGGAGATCAGAATTAGAGAACAAtggatgatcacttgatttttctcCGTTGATCAGTAGGGAGCGCTCAGGACTTTGCTGTGATTTACTTCAGCCCCGGCTTTAGGACCTCGCGCGTCTCTCACACGGATCTGCTGGGATCTGCTcggctcttcttccagtctcctccacagttctgtgacagtTGTGGTTTTTTTGGCCAATAACTTCATCACCAAAGATTTTTCAAAGGTTTttttattgggtttagatcaggactcggggctgtggccatttcattgtttgaaTGTTTTCTGTTTCCAGCAACTGCTTTACCCTTTTTTCTGTGTGACTTGGGGCATTGTCCTCCATGAAAATTGGAGAAAGGAAAGAAGGAACCGTGTGTTGTTAAAGAAGTGTCACACTTGTATTCACTCTCCCAtgcagctgtatgagaggtccagctcctgctgcagaaaacattccataaatcatgacacttcctccacctcctgtcactgacttctttacactttGGTTGATAAACTGGGGAAACTGAACCTAATTTGAAGCGTGACGGTAACGTTtatattttaccaaattattttatgtgatttccctctttaaaaataaacagaacGTTGCCgcctttgtgctgctcaccctctTATAACAatcatattctttatttatatagcgccatcaaatccttttctttccaaagttctggcattttATGTTCTGCAAGTGTTTTACAAaaactttctcaccagaggtgaagtgggcggagacttatgtctgtctgtctatgccctcaagctgaggtcagttagcttgcccaccgACTCCATGATTCCTTGTGTTATTtagcattaaagaggacctgtcaccagattttgaccaccttgagtaacaatgcctgctgataaagggttacaggtCCTCCCCACATTAGCTTtgctgactcatgtctggtgtttatgtctcatctctctctcaggctggcagtgaaccacgcctcattattttgactgactgctctgtgtctcttcaaatccctgcgcttctaatattcaactacagacatataaagctctagcTACAGATGGGAAattttggggtacatttacttacccgtcccttgacgcccccgatccggaatgtctggtGAGGATTCGGAgatgccgcaattcacttacagcatgcgcctgatttcttgaatgtgttgtttccctgctgaggtccgcctgagttcaccatcttcttcctggtgcatgtgagtgctgatcttgcgacacaatttgaattttaaattctgcggttcgtccgaatcagtcgggttgtccgacggccacgccccccgatttgtgccacatgaaagccgacgcaccaaaatccccaatttttttttacatagtgccttgtgttacattcatgacatgtgagcagtgacatcaccgcaggtcctttagccttttaataatagcaaactgtacaccatgtatgtgattacatgaaatcacagcagcctccatggaggatgaggaggagtagaagtccatggaggctgctgtgacatcatggggtcagatacatacatggggtaaagttttctattgttaagaggccaaagaacctgagatgatgtcactctggtcacatgacatgaactgtcgccagtaaggagacataaggcatggggaggattagatgggaggggccagatgagcaggacacgcccccactgatgtcaggtaatataagataaaaggtgatttatgtggatgtaagtgaaacaatttttagctaaaagaaggtgtaTAAGAACCTGTCATTGGCTGGACATgtgcaaatgtgctgacaggttccctttaaatccatttagttttccacaagtaaattcaCTGCACAGTGAACATACAGGATGCAAATGGCGACATGTAAAAAATCATGAGTAAACCAGTTACAGCTCGTGCaatcactaagggttaatagcttatctgcacagagctgatactgctgatgacaaggtgagagaagggctgcagcatgaggtgcagagagacagagaaagttctgtagaatcaaaggctgggatggaggaacgaatagggaacaggggagatcttgcacCTCACTATTTTGTGCAGGAGACTTCTGTATCCACTGTTCTGAACAtttccagctctcctacatactCAGCTCTatcacatgaccacctccgctgtgagcaggaagcagcagcccctcccattCCAGCAAACTACCAACTCACAAAACAAACTACCCACtcacagggcttgtcagcactaatgatgggaattccggctcttatCAGTGAGCTGGCTTAGTAAGCTCCGCTCAGTAAgatgagccggctcttctggctcctgaacggctccctattatacacttaatagggagccgttcaggagccagaagagccagctcttcttactgagcggagcctaatgagccagtgcACCCCACCTTTATCGAGTTAAAAGGGGGATTGGTGAGCTGTTTAGCGACAGAGTTtagtgagccatcagctcactTAGGGAAGCCGGCTCACGTCTTTCACACaaatgagccggctctttgtgctgGCTTGAACGACCAATCACTACTCAGCACAGGCAGATGAAGCAACTCCTGCTGGTGATGGGAATTccgactcttcttagtgagctggcttatTAGGCTCCacacactaagaagagccggctcttctggatc harbors:
- the LOC140111473 gene encoding uncharacterized protein; this encodes PDYTGEYDNPHVEDPGTTTPSSALHLPHGQEPEQSQDPRITYHGRGKIFTCFQCGKHFKTTINFSAHLSVHRHQKPFSCSECGKCFTHKSDLVRHQRIHTGVKPFLCTECGRCFTVKSHLVDHQKIHTGEKPYSCSECGKCFARRSHVVRHQRTHTGEKPYTCAECGKGFSIKSHLVGHQRTHTGEKPFSCPDCGKCFALKAQLVGHQRTHTEEKPYPCPHCGKCFTHKSALVKHQKVHSPGASDMFRL